In Malus sylvestris chromosome 16, drMalSylv7.2, whole genome shotgun sequence, the following are encoded in one genomic region:
- the LOC126607075 gene encoding kinesin-like protein KIN-10A has protein sequence MAPTPSSSKSNHSHTTQFKTPLSKHRLQFPKVHPSPNPNSAVKDPPAEHPVEVLARIRDHPDRKEQPASVLQINPQRQSIRVRADFGYRDFTLDGVSLSEEDDLGTFYRKFVQSRIDSVKLGEKCTIMMYGPTGSGKSHTMFGCCKQPGIVYRSLKDVLGNGEDDGGAAVGSFVQVTVLEIYNEEIYDLLPSNSGGGFGYGWPKGNGSNSKVRLEVMGKKAKNATYISGNEAGKISKEIQKVEKRRIVKSTLCNDRSSRSHCMIILDVPTVGGRLMLVDMAGSENIEQAGQIGFDAKMQTAKINQGNIALKRVVESIANGDSHVPFRDSKLTMLLQDSFEDDKTKILMVLCASPDPKEIHKTISTLEYGAKAKCIVRGPHTPIKDKTGTEDSSAAILGSRIAAMDEFILKLQRENKLKEKERNEAHKELMNKEEEVAALRSKLELVEGKGSGAKEEEINLKVNEVAQTLKNELEKKLAECQRMANEFVELERRRMEERILQQQQEVEMLRRRLEEIELELCRSSDGNGKESGWSKEPDGTQFAKRLLGIYASDDAGGMVKSMDLDMDDQETFTREIKYVGVVPGVAYPSDSNNVNTAHIDSFEPKYADRVCLSTVFEEEEMEEEEGANKNVEAEEVEKEVIEEERVCMVDGSSFRSNYNVDSLTSLPQDYQDTPTVLWQSRNPEEEDNNGKPDDRLVRICNIFTLCGDYREISQHIPRPAPTVASVKSENEQKLAESETNKSRVCDETALASRENYDPSNEGTDSDTTEVYVKWEASKENPGKFITTLKVVKDATLADLRKLIEIYVGAENQAFTFVMLGVGDPSGASVEKEKEAATQTTKLPLHNNQSNRYLACLRPLKGMQSPSRLLPLSPLPLKSLENRLHSDFLLLSPW, from the exons ATGGCTCCGACGCCGTCTTCTTCCAAATCAAACCACTCCCACACAACCCAGTTCAAGACTCCGCTATCCAAGCACCGCCTCCAGTTCCCCAAAGTGCACCCATCTCCGAACCCAAACTCCGCCGTAAAAGATCCACCAGCGGAGCACCCGGTCGAAGTTCTAGCCCGAATCCGAGACCACCCAGATCGAAAAGAACAACCCGCATCGGTTCTCCAGATCAATCCTCAGAGGCAGAGTATTCGTGTCCGGGCCGATTTTGGGTACCGGGATTTCACGCTCGATGGGGTTTCGTTATCGGAAGAAGACGATTTGGGGACGTTTTACAGAAAATTTGTCCAGTCCAGGATTGACAGTGTGAAATTGGGAGAAAAATGTACGATCATGATGTACGGCCCAACTGGGTCGGGCAAGAGTCACACCATGTTCGGGTGTTGCAAGCAGCCTGGGATCGTTTACAGGTCGTTGAAAGATGTTCTTGGGAATGGGGAAGATGACGGTGGTGCTGCGGTTGGGTCGTTTGTGCAGGTCACTGTTTTGGAGATTTACAATGAGGAGATTTATGATTTGTTGCCGAGCAACAGCGGCGGGGGATTCGGGTATGGATGGCCAAAGGGCAATGGCTCCAATTCTAAG GTTAGGCTTGAAGTTATGGGGAAGAAGGCAAAGAATGCAACCTACATTTCTGGAAATGAAGCTGGGAAAATTTCAAAAGAGATTCAGAAGGTGGAGAAAAGAAGGATTGTTAAGAGCACCCTTTGCAACGATAGAAGTTCTCGAAGCCATTGCATG ATAATCCTTGATGTCCCAACAGTGGGAGGACGCTTGATGCTCGTGGACATGGCTGGATCTGAAAATATTGAGCAAGCTGGCCAAATTGGGTTTGATGCAAAAATGCAG ACTGCAAAGATCAACCAGGGAAACATAGCTCTGAAAAGGGTGGTTGAATCCATTGCCAATGGTGATTCTCATGTGCCCTTCAGGGACAGCAAACTGACCATGCTTCTACAG GATTCTTTTGAGGACGACAAGACAAAAATCTTAATGGTCCTGTGTGCAAGTCCAGACCCAAAGGAGATACACAAGACAATCTCCACCCTTGAATATGGTGCAAAAGCAAAATGTATTGTCCGCGGACCTCATACGCCAATCAAGGACAAAACTGGGACCGAAGATTCATCTGCAGCTATTTTAGGATCAAGGATTGCTGCCATGGATGAATTTATCCTTAAACTGCAAAGGGAGAATAAGCTCAAAGAGAAAGAGCGGAATGAAGCACACAAGGAGCTAATGAATAAAGAAGAAGAGGTTGCTGCATTGAGGTCTAAACTTGAGCTTGTGGAAGGGAAGGGATCAGGGGCAAAGGAGGAAGAAATCAACTTGAAGGTGAATGAAGTGGCCCAGACTCTGaaaaatgagttggaaaagaagTTGGCAGAATGCCAGAGAATGGCGAATGAGTTTGTTGAACTCGAGAGAAGGAGAATGGAAGAAAGGATATTGCAACAGCAGCAGGAAGTTGAAATGCTGAGGCGGCGGTTGGAGGAAATTGAGCTTGAACTGTGCCGCTCAAGCGATGGAAATGGTAAGGAAAGCGGGTGGTCGAAGGAGCCTGATGGAACGCAGTTTGCCAAAAGGTTGTTAGGAATCTATGCCAGTGATGATGCAGGAGGAATGGTAAAGTCAATGGATTTAGACATGGATGATCAAGAAACGTTTACTCGGGAGATCAAATATGTAGGAGTGGTACCTGGGGTTGCTTATCCATCTGACAGCAATAATGTAAACACTGCACACATTGATTCTTTTGAGCCAAAATATGCTGACAGGGTATGCCTGAGCACTgtttttgaggaagaagaaatggaagaagaggaaggagctAACAAAAATGTGGAGGCTGAAGAGGTTGAGAAAGAAGTAATAGAGGAAGAGAGAGTGTGTATGGTTGATGGATCTAGCTTCAGGAGTAATTATAATGTGGACTCCCTGACATCGTTACCTCAGGATTATCAAGATACACCAACTGTGCTTTGGCAAAGCAGAAATCCAGAGGAAGAAGATAACAATGGAAAACCAGATGATAGGCTTGTCAGAATCTGCAACATATTTACACTCTGTGGAGATTACAGAGAGATCTCTCAGCATATCCCACGTCCAGCACCTACTGTTGCATCAGTTAAATCAGAAAATGAGCAGAAACTGGCAGAATCAGAGACAAACAAAAGCCGAGTGTGTGATGAGACAGCATTGGCCTCCAGGGAAAACTACGACCCTTCAAATGAGGGCACTGACTCGGATACTACTGAAGTGTATGTGAAATGGGAAGCTTCAAAAGAAAATCCAGGGAAGTTCATTACAACACTTAAGGTTGTAAAAGACGCAACCCTTGCTGACCTGCGAAAGTTGATTGAAATCTATGTCGGTGCAGAAAATCAAGCATTCACTTTTGTCATGCTTGGAGTTGGG GACCCTAGTGGAGCATCGgtagagaaggagaaggaagcaGCAACTCAGACAACAAAGCTTCCCCTACACAACAATCAATCAAATAGGTACCTGGCCTGCTTGAGGCCACTGAAAGGAATGCAAAGCCCAAGTAGGCTTCTCCCATTAAGTCCCCTCCCATTGAAATCGCTGGAAAACAGGCTACACTCCGACTTCCTGCTTCTCAGTCCATGGTAG
- the LOC126607077 gene encoding plastid-lipid-associated protein 6, chloroplastic, producing MASSQNKQYKLSKSQDLSFYFLAMAIASLSSLPHSLQSSPSTSSANYVIPSKPPCPKRLRFGSSNRRHTKSFAPRAAVDEVSVLEPPPPQPPSSGSKTTPNPELVASLKLNLLSAVSGLNRGLAASGEDLQKAEAAAKEIEAAGGPVDLSTDLDKLQGRWKLIYSSAFSSRTLGGSRPGPPTGRLLPITLGQVFQRIDIFSKDFDNIVELELGAPWPLPPVEATATLAHKFELIGSSRVKIIFEKTTVKTTGNLSQLPPLELPKLPEGLRPPSNPGSGEFDVTYLDADIRITRGDRDELRVFVVS from the exons ATGGCGTCGTCTCAAAACAAACAATATAAACTCTCAAAGAGCCAAGACCTTTCCTTCTACTTTCTAGCCATGGCCATCGCTTCTTtgagctctctccctcactctctACAGTCCTCGCCTTCTACTTCTTCCGCAAACTATGTTATTCCAAGCAAACCACCCTGCCCAAAACGCCTCCGTTTTGGTTCGTCAAATCGCCGTCACACCAAAAGCTTTGCTCCGAGAGCAGCTGTGGACGAGGTTTCTGTTCTCGAACCGCCGCCACCACAGCCGCCGTCTTCCGGAAGCAAAACCACGCCCAACCCTGAACTTGTAGCGTCTTTAAAGCTCAACCTATTG AGtgctgtttctgggctaaatagAGGTCTTGCAGCATCGGGAGAGGATCTACAAAAGGCAGAAGCTGCTGCCAAGGAGATTGAAGCTGCTGGAGGTCCAGTGGATCTCTCAACTGATCTTGATAAACTGCAAGGGAGATGGAAATTGATATATAGCAGTGCATTTTCTTCTCGTACTCTAGGTGGGAGCCGTCCTGGACCTCCCACCGGAAGGCTACTCCCAATTACCTTAGGCCAG GTATTTCAACGGATTGATATCTTCAGCAAAGACTTTGATAACATAGTGGAGCTTGAACTAGGTGCTCCATGGCCCCTGCCGCCCGTTGAAGCAACTGCCACTTTGGCCCACAAATTTGAACTCATAG GATCTTCCAGGGTTAAGATCATTTTTGAGAAAACTACTGTGAAGACTACTGGAAACTTATCGCAGCTTCCTCCATTAGAGTTACCTAAGTTACCAGAAGGACTACGACCTCCGTCTAACCCAGGAAGTGGTGAATTTGACGTTACCTACCTTGATGCTGATATCCGCATCACCAGAGGAGATAGAGACGAGCTAAGGGTTTTTGTTGTTTCATAG